One genomic window of Arvicola amphibius chromosome 4, mArvAmp1.2, whole genome shotgun sequence includes the following:
- the Nat9 gene encoding N-acetyltransferase 9 isoform X2, which produces MGAATMRLNQNTVLLGKKVVLVPYTSEHVPRYHEWMKSEELRHLTASEPLTLEQEYAMQGSWCEDEDKCTFIVLDAAKWQAQPRPPEESCMVGDVNLFLTDLEDPTLGEIEVMIAEPSCRGQGLGTEASLLMMSYGGCEQCLPGGDPQTGSERGRAAVASGADQPHGGEALQSWVGRARNRHPM; this is translated from the exons ATGGGT GCAGCTACAATGAGGCTGAATCAGAACACCGTGCTGCTGGGCAAGAAGGTGGTCCTGGTACCCTACACCTCCGAACATGTGCCTAG GTACCACGAGTGGATGAAGTCGGAGGAGCTGCGGCACCTGACAGCCTCGGAACCGCTGACCCTAGAGCAGGAGTACGCCATGCAGGGCAGCTGGTGTGAAGATGAAGACA AGTGCACCTTCATTGTGCTGGATGCAGCAAAGTGGCAGGCCCAGCCTCGCCCCCCTGAAGAGAGCTGCATGGTGGGAGATGTGAACCTCTTCCTCACAGACCTAGAAGACCCCACCTTGGGGGAGATCGAGGTCATGATTGCAG AGCCCAGCTGCAGAGGCCAGGGCCTTGGCACCGAGGCGTCTCTCCTGATGATGTCCTATG gtggctgtgagcagtGTCTTCCAGGAGGTGACCCTCAGACTGGCAGTGAGCGAGGCAGAGCGGCAGTGGCTTCTGGAGCAGACCAGCCACATGGAGGAGAAGCCCTACAGAGTTGGGTTGGCAGAGCCCGCAACCGCCACCCCATGTGA
- the Nat9 gene encoding N-acetyltransferase 9 isoform X1, whose amino-acid sequence MRLNQNTVLLGKKVVLVPYTSEHVPRYHEWMKSEELRHLTASEPLTLEQEYAMQGSWCEDEDKCTFIVLDAAKWQAQPRPPEESCMVGDVNLFLTDLEDPTLGEIEVMIAEPSCRGQGLGTEASLLMMSYGVTKLGLTKFEAKIGQGNEPSIRMFQKLHFKQVAVSSVFQEVTLRLAVSEAERQWLLEQTSHMEEKPYRVGLAEPATATPCEQNWNCPLPRPDSCMGDKCPGSPVCSRPS is encoded by the exons ATGAGGCTGAATCAGAACACCGTGCTGCTGGGCAAGAAGGTGGTCCTGGTACCCTACACCTCCGAACATGTGCCTAG GTACCACGAGTGGATGAAGTCGGAGGAGCTGCGGCACCTGACAGCCTCGGAACCGCTGACCCTAGAGCAGGAGTACGCCATGCAGGGCAGCTGGTGTGAAGATGAAGACA AGTGCACCTTCATTGTGCTGGATGCAGCAAAGTGGCAGGCCCAGCCTCGCCCCCCTGAAGAGAGCTGCATGGTGGGAGATGTGAACCTCTTCCTCACAGACCTAGAAGACCCCACCTTGGGGGAGATCGAGGTCATGATTGCAG AGCCCAGCTGCAGAGGCCAGGGCCTTGGCACCGAGGCGTCTCTCCTGATGATGTCCTATG GCGTGACGAAGCTAGGTCTcaccaagtttgaggccaaaatTGGGCAAGGAAATGAGCCTAGCATCCGGATGTTCCAGAAGCTTCATTTTAAGCAG gtggctgtgagcagtGTCTTCCAGGAGGTGACCCTCAGACTGGCAGTGAGCGAGGCAGAGCGGCAGTGGCTTCTGGAGCAGACCAGCCACATGGAGGAGAAGCCCTACAGAGTTGGGTTGGCAGAGCCCGCAACCGCCACCCCATGTGAGCAGAACTGGAACTGTCCACTCCCAAGGCCAGACAGCTGCATGGGAGATAAATGCCCAGGGTCTCCAGTCTGCTCCAGGCCGTCCTGA